In Mauremys reevesii isolate NIE-2019 linkage group 13, ASM1616193v1, whole genome shotgun sequence, the sequence gtcctgcttggagacctgctacacctccaccatccttcccagggtgctggccagtctcctgactggggacagaaccatTTCTGTTAGAGATTGCATTGtacaattttatatttttggTTCTCTGGCAGCCACAGAATGTTGTCTCTTATCTGTGATGTCctatgatcggtatttagcaaTATGCAAACCACTGCATTATGCAGCCCTTACAAACGGCAGGTTCTGCACCAAACTAGTGGCTGGGTCTTGGATAGGTGGATTTATGTCTGTGGCCATCATAATATTTATGATTTCACAATTAACATTCTGTGGTCccaatgaaattgaccatttcttttgtgatttaAGCCCAATAATAAAGCTGTCCTGCAGTGACATCTGCGTGTTGGAAGTTACAGCTGTCATTTTTTCCTCAATGTTCACGCTGCCACCATTTGCGTTAACCCTGGCATCCTACGTTCACATCATCTCCACAATCCTGCAAATCCCATCCACCATGgggaggcaaaaggccttttccacctgctcctcccacctcattgTGGTGACAATTTTCTATGGAACTCTAGTCATCGTCTACATGCTACCAAAAAACAAGACGCTGAGAAGCCTCAACAAGATGTTCTCTGTCTTCTACACAGTGCTGACTCCAATCGTTAATCCCCTCATCTACAGTCTGAGGAACAAAGAGgtgaaggaggccctgaggaaaGCTCACAGTAAATTGCTGTCTTCACCACAAGTATTTACAAAATCGAAGGTGATGTTTCTAGGTTAAAATGGAGTGAGGGAGGCGGATGTGTATGAGAACTGCACATAGCAACAAGGGCACCAGGGGCTGGTACTTTCAG encodes:
- the LOC120380342 gene encoding olfactory receptor 11A1-like gives rise to the protein MGENQTSIAEFILLGFGDLPQLKTLLFLLFLIIYIVTMAGNILIVVLIVTDQHLHTPMYFFLGNLSCLETCYTSTILPRVLASLLTGDRTISVRDCIVQFYIFGSLAATECCLLSVMSYDRYLAICKPLHYAALTNGRFCTKLVAGSWIGGFMSVAIIIFMISQLTFCGPNEIDHFFCDLSPIIKLSCSDICVLEVTAVIFSSMFTLPPFALTLASYVHIISTILQIPSTMGRQKAFSTCSSHLIVVTIFYGTLVIVYMLPKNKTLRSLNKMFSVFYTVLTPIVNPLIYSLRNKEVKEALRKAHSKLLSSPQVFTKSKVMFLG